One genomic window of Amyelois transitella isolate CPQ chromosome 8, ilAmyTran1.1, whole genome shotgun sequence includes the following:
- the LOC106139391 gene encoding toll-like receptor 7: protein MYKILAVFFALVHGGWSLPPYGDKCVRLSDRDSENSVLCRTRTLDGDGGSIASVSPDTSRLSIECNHLLLFESSLKARYFSRVAGLSELTVSNCKLLNVPDNTFQDLNKLKRLKLRSKNFEWSNTKNLELSLNSFNGLTKLESLDLAQNNIKFIPSGVFCPLGNLTTLNLTQNRIRTVGQLGFGQGCGLSLNSLDLSRNEIKTLPEESELLKLRSLSHLYLQHNNISDISSEVLNLNIRVLNISHNRLHTLPEGLFNNARELREIYLNDNSLYELARGVFHRLDELIVLDLSSNQLTSNHIDDGTFKGLIRLIVLNLSNNALTRIDGKTFQDLFFLQVLNLKNNSIGYIEDNAFLPLYNLHTLNLAENRLHTIDENLFNGLFVLNKLTLNNNLLVNIDRKAFKNCSDLKELDLSSNQLMDVPEAIWELSFLKTLDLGENQISDFRNGSFKNLNQLTGLRLIDNQIGNLSVGMFWDLPSLQVLNIAKNKIQSIERGTFSRNTQLEAIRLDGNFLSDINGVFSTLASLLWLNLSENHLVWFDYAFVPSNLKWLDIHGNFIEHLGNYYKLQNEIRIKTLDVSHNRIVDISAMAIPNSVELLFINNNFLNNIQVNTFFDKKNLTRVDMYANELVHLDLNSLRLSTVPENKSLPEFYIGGNPFQCDCTMEWLPIINNMTAMRQYPRVMDLENVLCKMTNSRSGTHVPLTNLKTTDFLCKYETHCFAICHCCDYDACDCEMTCPQNCTCYHDPLWNTNVVDCSGQSSMEIPNKIPMDATEVFLDGNNIRELQNHVFIGRQKMRSLYVNNSNVDSIQNRTFAGLNALQILHLGNNKLKELKGFEFHQLSNLKELFLQNNLISHIANITFFSLRSLESLRLDGNRLVDFGVWNFNNNPNLKALSLGNNLWSCKCRYLQELTAYLAENAQKIIDITDVWCWNGEAKPPQKKELNLNGTACSDYYADNSVIGNMLVSNYVPVMVLTLTGFMLILLTLVVLFLFRDSLRVWLYTNCGIRIFSFAGAFEENSDKLYDAYVCYSPKDEEFVVQSLASKLENGNPSYHLCLHYRDIPHHGAQYMQCAPPVVEAAEASKRIIIVLTRNFLQTEWSRYEFRQGLHDALKGCIYKLVLIEDCTVVADALCDHDLRPYMKTGFRLRLNQKRFWERLRYVMPDSSHPNHKGRSHNYRKNINTYTLDSSVPNSGNRTLPFPDKSPVLGGQGVSAPPEYSIEVRQSPSAVRQTQGVVYGPDGRPISDHIYSSIDSDYSSLEHGMAPGRRREMRQWPPPPPLVDTGNTVQAYLV from the coding sequence ATGTACAAGATACTGGCTGTATTTTTTGCGCTTGTGCACGGCGGGTGGTCGCTGCCGCCGTACGGTGACAAGTGCGTCCGACTATCCGACAGAGACTCTGAAAATAGTGTATTGTGTAGAACACGGACTCTTGACGGCGATGGAGGCAGCATCGCATCAGTATCACCCGACACCAGTCGCCTCTCCATCGAGTGTAACCATTTACTTCTTTTCGAAAGCTCTCTAAAAGCCCGCTACTTTTCACGCGTCGCGGGTCTCAGTGAACTTACAGTAAGCAACTGCAAGTTGCTCAATGTGCCCGACAacacttttcaagacttgaaTAAACTAAAAAGGCTGAAACTTCGTTCAAAGAACTTTGAATGGAGTAATACCAAGAATTTAGAGTTATCTTTGAACTCTTTCAATGGATTGACAAAGTTGGAATCGTTGGATCTtgctcaaaataacataaaGTTCATTCCTTCGGGCGTCTTCTGTCCATTGGGAAATTTGACCACGCTGAATCTAACCCAAAACCGAATTAGAACAGTTGGTCAACTTGGATTCGGTCAAGGCTGTGGCTTAAGTTTAAATAGCTTGGATTTAAGCCGCAACGAGATTAAAACCCTACCAGAGGAGTCAGAGTTGCTCAAACTAAGAAGCTTGAGCCATTTATATCtacaacataataatatcagtGACATATCAAGTGAAgtattaaatctaaatattcGAGTTTTAAACATATCGCACAATCGTCTGCACACATTACCTGAAGGACTTTTTAATAATGCTAGAGAACTGCGGGAGATATATTTGAATGACAACTCGCTTTATGAACTAGCTCGAGGTGTGTTTCACCGCTTGGATGAATTAATTGTTTTGGACCTGTCTAGTAATCAACTAACGAGTAATCATATTGATGATGGTACATTTAAAGGTCTGATAAGATTGATTGTACTGAATTTATCGAACAATGCTTTAACTAGAATCGACGGAAAGACATTCCAAGATTTATTCTTTTTGCAAGTGTTAAACTTAAAGAACAATTCTATTGGCTACATTGAAGACAATGCCTTCTTGCCATTGTATAACTTACACACATTAAATTTAGCAGAGAATAGACTTCACACAATAGATGAAAATTTGTTCAACGGGTTATTTGTACTTAACAAATTGACACTCAACAACAATTTGTTAGTAAACATTGACCGGAAAGCTTTCAAAAACTGTTCAGACTTAAAAGAGTTGGATTTGAGTTCAAATCAATTAATGGATGTGCCCGAGGCAATTTGGGAATTATCTTTTCTCAAAACACTCGATTTGGGGGAGAATCAAATATCGGACTTCAGAAATGGTTCATTCAAAAACCTTAACCAATTAACAGGGCTAAGATTGATCGACAACCAAATTGGAAATCTTTCCGTCGGCATGTTTTGGGACTTACCGAGCTTGCAAGTGCTCAATATCGCTAAGAACAAAATCCAATCGATCGAAAGAGGAACCTTTAGCCGGAACACACAGCTGGAAGCAATAAGATTGGATGGCAACTTCCTGTCCGACATTAACGGCGTCTTCTCGACGCTTGCCAGTCTTTTGTGGCTCAACTTATCGGAAAATCATCTAGTGTGGTTTGACTATGCATTTGTGCCTAGTAATTTGAAGTGGTTGGACATTCACGGCAACTTTATAGAACATTTAGGCAATTACTACAAGTTGCAAAATGAAATTCGTATAAAGACATTGGACGTTAGTCATAATCGTATAGTGGACATTTCAGCTATGGCTATTCCTAATAGTGTTGAactattgtttataaataataactttttgaacAATATTCAAGTGAATACGTTCTTTGACAAGAAAAACTTGACGCGAGTGGACATGTATGCGAATGAACTAGTgcatttagatttaaatagtttacGTTTATCAACAGTGCCGGAAAACAAAAGCTTACCTGAATTCTACATCGGAGGTAATCCGTTCCAGTGTGATTGTACTATGGAGTGGTTACCGATCATAAACAATATGACGGCAATGCGGCAGTATCCACGTGTGATGGACTTAGAAAATGTTTTGTGTAAAATGACAAATAGTCGCAGTGGAACACATGTGCCGTTAACTAATCTTAAGACAACAgactttttatgtaagtacgaAACacattgttttgccatatgTCATTGTTGTGACTACGATGCCTGTGATTGTGAAATGACTTGCCCCCAAAATTGTACCTGTTATCATGACCCTTTGTGGAATACCAATGTTGTAGATTGTTCCGGTCAATCCTCTATGGAGATACCCAATAAAATACCCATGGACGCAACAGAGGTATTTTTAGATGGAAATAACATAAGGGAGTTACaaaatcatgtttttatcGGCCGCCAAAAAATGAGATCTCTGTATGTGAATAATAGTAATGTGGATAGCATACAAAATCGAACATTTGCTGGTCTTAATGCTCTACAAATATTACACTTAGGTAACAATAAGCTAAAAGAGTTGAAGGGATTCGAATTTCATCAGTTGAGTAATTTAAAAGAattgtttttacaaaataatcttATCAGTCATATTGCAAATATTACATTCTTTTCTTTAAGATCTTTAGAATCTTTACGACTTGATGGCAATAGATTAGTCGACTTTGGTGTATGGAATTTCAATAACAACCCCAACTTAAAAGCTCTTTCTCTTGGAAACAACTTGTGGTCATGTAAATGTCGCTACCTGCAGGAATTAACTGCATATTTGGCAGAGAATGCGCAAAAAATCATCGACATAACCGATGTATGGTGTTGGAATGGAGAGGCGAAACCGCCGCAGAAAAAAGAGCTCAATTTAAACGGCACTGCCTGCAGCGATTATTATGCCGATAATTCAGTCATTGGAAATATGTTGGTTTCAAACTATGTTCCCGTGATGGTCTTAACACTTACCGgctttatgttaattttattgacgCTCGTGGTACTGTTTCTTTTTAGAGACTCATTGAGGGTTTGGTTATATACAAATTGTGGaattagaatattttcttttgctgGGGCATTTGAAGAAAATAGCGATAAATTGTATGATGCATATGTATGCTATAGCCCAAAAGACGAAGAATTCGTTGTGCAATCGCTGGCGTCGAAATTAGAAAATGGGAATCCATCGTATCATCTCTGTCTTCATTATAGAGACATTCCGCATCACGGTGCTCAATATATGCAGTGCGCGCCGCCGGTCGTCGAGGCCGCGGAGGCTTCGAAACGAATAATAATAGTCCTGACGAGAAATTTCTTACAGACAGAATGGTCCCGATACGAATTCCGCCAGGGATTGCATGACGCGCTCAAAGGttgcatttataaattagttttaatagaAGACTGTACTGTCGTGGCGGACGCCCTTTGTGATCATGATCTGCGTCCGTACATGAAAACTGGTTTCCGATTGAGATTGAACCAGAAAAGATTTTGGGAGCGCTTGAGATATGTAATGCCAGACTCGTCACATCCTAATCACAAAGGGCGAAGTCATAACTAtaggaaaaatattaacactTACACGTTAGATTCATCCGTGCCTAATAGCGGGAATCGCACTCTTCCTTTCCCTGATAAATCCCCAGTATTGGGTGGTCAAGGAGTGAGTGCGCCTCCT